One window of Pyrus communis chromosome 12, drPyrComm1.1, whole genome shotgun sequence genomic DNA carries:
- the LOC137711654 gene encoding homeobox-leucine zipper protein HDG11-like: MEYGSGGGGSGSGDHHDEASGSQRRKKRYHRHTTHQIQRLEGMYKECPHPDEKQRMQLSRELGLAPRQIKFWFQNRRTQMKAQNERADNCALRAENDKIRCENIAIREALKNVICPSCGVPPLNEDSYFDEHKLRMENAQLKEELDRVSSIAAKYIGRPISQLSPVQPIHISSLDLSMASFGGHGMAGPSLDLDLLPGSASSSMPNLPYQPNGFSDMDKSLMTDIATNAMEELLGLLRTNEPLWMKSSTDGRDVLNLETYERIFPRANSHLKNPNVRIEASRDSGVVIMNGLALVDMFMDPNKFGELFPTIVSMARTIEVISSGMLGSHSGSLQLMYNELQVLSPLVPTREFYFLRYCQQIEQGLWIIVDVSYDFPQDNQFTSQCRSHRLPSGCLIQDMPNGYSKVTWVEHVEIEDKVPTHRIYRDLIHSGLAFGAERWLAALQRMCERFACLMVSGTSTRDLEGVIPSPEGKRSMMKLAQRMVNNFCASISSSNGHRWTTLSGTNEIGVRVTIHKITDPGQPNGVVLSAATTIWLPLSPQNVFNFFKDERTRPQWDVLSNGNAVQDVAHIANGSHPGNCISVLRAFNTSQNNMLILQQSCIDSSGSLVVYSPVDLPAINIAMSGEDPSYIPLLPSGFSISPDGQADQGDCASSSSCNATGSGSLITVAFQILVSSLPSTKLNLESVNTVNTLIGNTVQQIKTALNCNSS; encoded by the exons ATGGAGTATGGCAGCGGAGGCGGTGGCTCTGGTAGTGGAGACCACCACGACGAGGCCTCCGGCTCTCAGAGAAGGAAGAAGCGCTACCACCGCCACACTACTCACCAGATTCAGAGGCTTGAAGG AATGTATAAGGAGTGCCCTCACCCAGATGAAAAGCAGAGGATGCAGTTGAGCAGAGAGTTGGGTTTGGCTCCTCGCCAGATCAAATTTTGGTTTCAAAACCGCAGGACCCAGATGAAG GCGCAAAACGAAAGAGCAGATAACTGCGCGCTTCGAGCAGAGAACGACAAGATCCGATGCGAGAACATTGCAATCAGAGAGGCCCTCAAGAATGTGATTTGCCCCTCTTGCGGTGTCCCTCCACTCAACGAAGATTCCTACTTTGACGAACATAAATTGCGAATGGAGAATGCCCAATTGAAAGAAGAG TTAGATAGAGTGTCTAGTATTGCTGCAAAATACATTGGGAGGCCAATTTCCCAGCTCTCACCAGTTCAGCCTATTCATATTTCGTCTTTGGACTTATCAATGGCAAGTTTTGGGGGCCATGGGATGGCCGGACCTTCGCTTGATCTTGATCTTCTACCTGGGAGTGCTTCATCTTCCATGCCCAATTTACCTTACCAGCCTAATGGGTTTTCGGACATGGATAAGTCCCTCATGACTGACATTGCAACCAATGCCATGGAAGAGTTGCTTGGGCTTTTGCGGACCAATGAACCCTTGTGGATGAAGTCTTCTACTGATGGGAGGGATGTTCTTAATCTCGAAACCTACGAGAGGATTTTTCCGAGGGCTAATAGTCATTTGAAAAACCCCAATGTTAGAATTGAAGCATCAAGAGATTCTGGTGTGGTTATCATGAATGGTTTAGCATTAGTAGACATGTTTATGGACCCG AACAAATTTGGAGAGCTATTTCCAACAATTGTCTCAATGGCAAGAACAATCGAAGTAATATCATCTGGAATGTTGGGAAGTCATAGTGGCTCTTTGCAGTTG ATGTACAACGAGTTGCAAGTGCTTTCTCCATTGGTACCAACTCGGGAGTTCTACTTCCTTCGTTATTGTCAGCAAATCGAGCAAGGCCTGTGGATAATTGTTGATGTTTCTTACGATTTTCCACAAGATAACCAGTTTACAAGCCAGTGTCGATCTCATAGGCTTCCTTCCGGGTGCTTGATTCAAGACATGCCTAATGGATATTCCAAG GTTACTTGGGTGGAACATGTGGAAATAGAAGACAAAGTTCCAACTCATCGGATTTATAGAGATCTTATTCACAGCGGATTAGCATTTGGAGCTGAACGATGGCTTGCTGCTCTGCAGAGAATGTGTGAAAGATTTGCTTGTCTAATGGTTTCAGGAACTTCTACAAGAGATCTTGAAGGAG TGATTCCATCCCCTGAAGGAAAGAGGAGCATGATGAAACTAGCTCAAAGGATGGTGAACAACTTCTGCGCAAGCATTAGCTCATCCAACGGACATAGATGGACCACCCTTTCTGGGACGAACGAGATTGGAGTGCGAGTCACCATCCATAAGATCACTGATCCTGGCCAGCCCAATGGCGTGGTTCTTAGTGCGGCTACTACTATTTGGCTCCCCTTATCACCGCAGAAtgtcttcaattttttcaaggatgaaaGAACTCGACCTCAG TGGGATGTGCTTTCAAATGGCAATGCAGTGCAAGATGTTGCCCACATAGCAAATGGCTCACATCCAGGGAACTGCATATCTGTTCTTCGA GCATTCAACACTAGCCAGAACAACATGTTGATACTCCAACAGAGCTGCATAGACTCATCAGGCTCACTTGTTGTGTACTCCCCTGTTGACCTACCGGCCATAAACATAGCAATGAGCGGTGAGGATCCTTCTTACATTCCTCTGCTGCCCTCAGGGTTCTCCATTTCTCCCGACGGGCAGGCAGATCAAGGGGACTGCGCCTCATCGAGTTCTTGCAATGCAACTGGAAGTGGATCACTAATCACAGTGGCATTTCAAATTCTGGTGAGCAGCTTGCCATCCACTAAACTGAACTTGGAGTCGGTAAATACCGTTAATACCCTAATCGGAAACACTGTGCAGCAAATTAAGACAGCCTTGAATTGCAATAGTTCCTGA